The DNA region CAGCTGGTCGGACACGACCCGGTGCTGGACGCCGCCACGGCCGCCGCCGACGCCGCCGGGCTCCCGAAGATCGCGGTGGCGCCCAACCAGGGCAAGCTGCTGCACCTGCTGGCGCTGACCCAGGGGGCGCGCCGGATCCTGGAGGTCGGCACGCTCGGCGGCTACAGCACGATCTGGCTGGCCCGGGCGCTGCCCGCGGACGGCAGGCTGATCTCCCTGGAGCTCGACCCAGGGCACGCCGAGGTGGCGCGCGGCAACCTGGCCCGCGCCGGCCTGGGGGAGGTCGCCGAGGTGCGGGTCGGCCGGGCCGCCGACTCGCTGGCGGCGCTGGTGGAACAGGGCGAGGAGCCCTTCGACGTGGTGTTCATCGACGCGGACAAGCCGAGCAACCCCGAGTACTTCCGCCGGGCGCTCCAGCTGACCGGGCCGGGCTCGCTGATCATCGTCGACAACGTGGTGCGCGGCGGCGCGATCGCCGACGCCGCCAGCACCGACCCGGCGGTCGTCGCCACCCGTGCCATGCACGAGCTGATCGCCGCCGAGCCGAGGGTCACCGCGACGTCCGTCCAGACGGTCGGCAGCAAGGGCTACGACGGGTTCACGCTGGTCCGCGTGCAGAGCTGAAACCACCGCGAGAACGCGCACATCGAGGGAACGGAGACATCGTGCGGATCGGACTGCTGGGCACCGGCACCTGGGCCGAGCGGGTGCACGCGCCCGTGCTGGCGGAGCACCCCGGGCTGGAGTTCACCGGCGTCTGGGGCCGCCGGCCGGAGGCGGCCGAGGCGCTGGGCGCGGCGCACGGCGTGCCCGGGTACGGCGACCTCGACCGGCTGCTGGCCGAGGTGGACGCCGTCTCCATCGCGCTGCCGCCGTCCGTCCAGGCCGGGCTCGCGGTGCGGGCCGCCGAGGCCGGCTGCCACCTGCTGCTGGACAAGCCGGTCGCGTTCACGGTGCCGGACGCCCGCGAGGTGGCCGAGGCGGTGCGCAAGTACG from Kitasatospora cathayae includes:
- a CDS encoding O-methyltransferase, yielding MTQPTQPTQQTTWNAVDAYFSEQLVGHDPVLDAATAAADAAGLPKIAVAPNQGKLLHLLALTQGARRILEVGTLGGYSTIWLARALPADGRLISLELDPGHAEVARGNLARAGLGEVAEVRVGRAADSLAALVEQGEEPFDVVFIDADKPSNPEYFRRALQLTGPGSLIIVDNVVRGGAIADAASTDPAVVATRAMHELIAAEPRVTATSVQTVGSKGYDGFTLVRVQS